One window of Triticum dicoccoides isolate Atlit2015 ecotype Zavitan chromosome 5A, WEW_v2.0, whole genome shotgun sequence genomic DNA carries:
- the LOC119304139 gene encoding serine/threonine-protein kinase ATG1a-like isoform X1: MEEERAAPPRVVGEYELGEMVGKGTFAEVFRAVHAPTGARVAVKEIDRRRVDDHVRRGILQEMSILGSLSHPNILRLINTIETGEKLFLVLEYCDGGDLEAYRQTHGGPRNRLPEATARDFARQLAEGLKVLRGQRIVHRDLKPQNLLLSADGDAITLKIGDFGFARSLMHENLAATFCGSPYYMAPEIWRGDKYDAKADLWSVGVILFQLVTGELPFLGENRVELREKVLSSSGLSFPPDIEADLHPEFIDLCRRLICLDPAERMPFEEFFNHNFLATARNSEIVDESHHALDLRDTCQTVSSAVVKVKSESVDSKVFDSWEWIEREYVLVQANTTSMELLSSLEKPMKDVTGARPRCDDISTISGPVQSQNRDSLYRLKSHGCTPLSASRESTTMENLRGRPLDCYTRLHLLNQYIVILTELAQEKLFKGLDLEALSLELVILAIWKEALNACSLLPDALDDGSFSTFAHENYFPKSDQRLSPNVAHGLDFTRPASVRYWVESGFIKAYDRAEKISHRLRENNDNTEMPDAMEIIFQTALVYGKSGATKELLGCQSRSMALYSKAIILLTFILQEATALPLNPVFSLSPFNQQRIHRYITNLRSHLCSAQLSGQQQRSIKN, from the exons atggaggaggagagggcggcgCCGCCGCGGGTGGTGGGGGAGTACGAGCTCGGGGAGATGGTGGGGAAGGGGACGTTCGCGGAGGTGTTCCGCGCCGTGCACGCCCCCACCGGCGCGCGCGTCGCCGTCAAGGAGATCGACCGCCGCCGCGTCGACGACCACGTCCGCCGCGGCATCCTCCAGGAGATGAGCATCCTCGGCAGCCTCTCCCACCCCAACATCCTGCGCCTCATCAACACCATCGAG ACGGGGGAGAAGCTGTTCCTGGTGCTGGAGTACTGCGACGGGGGCGACCTCGAGGCCTACAGGCAAACGCACGGCGGGCCGCGCAACCGGCTGCCGGAGGCCACCGCCAGGGACTTCGCCCGGCAGCTCG CCGAGGGGCTCAAGGTGCTGAGGGGCCAGAGGATCGTGCACCGAGACCTCAAACCCCAG AACCTTCTGCTATCAGCCGATGGGGACGCCATTACATTGAAAATTGGCGATTTTGGGTTTGCCAG ATCTCTGATGCATGAAAATTTGGCTGCCACTTTTTGTGGCTCTCCATATTATATGGCCCCAGAAATCTGGCGAGGGGATAAATATGATGCAAAG GCAGATTTATGGAGTGTTGGAGTCATTCTTTTCCAGCTAGTAACAGGGGAGCTACCATTTCTTGGGGAGAATAGAGTGGAG CTGCGCGAAAAAGTATTGTCATCTAGTGGCCTCAGTTTCCCTCCAGATATAGAGGCTGATTTACATCCTGAGTTTATTGACCTGTGCAGAAGACTCATATGCCTTGATCCAG CGGAGAGAATGCCTTTTGAGGAATTCTTTAATCACAACTTTTTGGCAACAGCAAG GAACAGTGAAATCGTGGATGAATCCCATCATGCTCTTGATTTAAGGGATACATGCCAGACTGTCTCTTCTGCTGTCGTCAAAGTAAAGTCTGAAAGTGTAGATTCAAAAG TATTTGATTCATGGGAGTGGATTGAACGAGAATATGTACTAGTTCAGGCGAACACTACTTCCATGGAGTTGCTGTCTTCACTTGAGAAACCAATGAAGGATGTTACAGGTGCAAGACCCCGCTGTGATGATATATCCACTATCAGTGGGCCTGTTCAGAGTCAAAACAGAGACTCACTCTATAGATTGAAATCCCATGGATGTACTCCACTGTCCGCTTCCCGTGAGTCAACTACTATGGAAAATCTGCGAGGGAGGCCACTTGATTGTTATACAAGGCTTCACCTACTGAATCAGTATATTGTCATTCTCACAGAACTTGCTCAGGAGAAG CTTTTTAAAGGGCTGGACCTGGAGGCACTATCACTTGAACTTGTGATACTTGCTATCTGGAAAGAGGCGCTTAATGCATGTAGCTTATTGCCGGATGCTTTAGATGATGGAAGTTTTTCGACATTTGCACACGAGAATTACTTTCCTAAGAGTGATCAGCGTCTATCCCCGAATGTAGCGCATGGATTGGATTTCACTAGGCCGGCTTCTGTTCGTTACTGGGTTGAAAGTGGGTTCATCAAGGCATATGACCGTGCTGAGAAGATATCACATAGGTTGCGGGAGAACAATG ATAACACTGAGATGCCAGACGCAATGGAGATCATATTCCAAACTGCTTTAGTATATGGGAAAAGTGGCGCT ACAAAGGAACTTTTGGGATGCCAAAGCAGATCAATGGCGCTATACTCAAAAGCAATCATCCTGCTCACATTTATATTGCAGGAAGCAACTGCTTTGCCACTGAATCCAGTCTTCTCCCTTTCACCATTCAATCAGCAGCGTATCCATAGGTACATAACTAATTTGAGGAGTCATCTCTGCAGtgctcagttgagcgggcaacagcAGAGGTCCATCAAGAACTAA
- the LOC119304139 gene encoding serine/threonine-protein kinase ATG1a-like isoform X2 — MEEERAAPPRVVGEYELGEMVGKGTFAEVFRAVHAPTGARVAVKEIDRRRVDDHVRRGILQEMSILGSLSHPNILRLINTIETGEKLFLVLEYCDGGDLEAYRQTHGGPRNRLPEATARDFARQLAEGLKVLRGQRIVHRDLKPQNLLLSADGDAITLKIGDFGFARSLMHENLAATFCGSPYYMAPEIWRGDKYDAKADLWSVGVILFQLVTGELPFLGENRVELREKVLSSSGLSFPPDIEADLHPEFIDLCRRLICLDPAERMPFEEFFNHNFLATASEIVDESHHALDLRDTCQTVSSAVVKVKSESVDSKVFDSWEWIEREYVLVQANTTSMELLSSLEKPMKDVTGARPRCDDISTISGPVQSQNRDSLYRLKSHGCTPLSASRESTTMENLRGRPLDCYTRLHLLNQYIVILTELAQEKLFKGLDLEALSLELVILAIWKEALNACSLLPDALDDGSFSTFAHENYFPKSDQRLSPNVAHGLDFTRPASVRYWVESGFIKAYDRAEKISHRLRENNDNTEMPDAMEIIFQTALVYGKSGATKELLGCQSRSMALYSKAIILLTFILQEATALPLNPVFSLSPFNQQRIHRYITNLRSHLCSAQLSGQQQRSIKN, encoded by the exons atggaggaggagagggcggcgCCGCCGCGGGTGGTGGGGGAGTACGAGCTCGGGGAGATGGTGGGGAAGGGGACGTTCGCGGAGGTGTTCCGCGCCGTGCACGCCCCCACCGGCGCGCGCGTCGCCGTCAAGGAGATCGACCGCCGCCGCGTCGACGACCACGTCCGCCGCGGCATCCTCCAGGAGATGAGCATCCTCGGCAGCCTCTCCCACCCCAACATCCTGCGCCTCATCAACACCATCGAG ACGGGGGAGAAGCTGTTCCTGGTGCTGGAGTACTGCGACGGGGGCGACCTCGAGGCCTACAGGCAAACGCACGGCGGGCCGCGCAACCGGCTGCCGGAGGCCACCGCCAGGGACTTCGCCCGGCAGCTCG CCGAGGGGCTCAAGGTGCTGAGGGGCCAGAGGATCGTGCACCGAGACCTCAAACCCCAG AACCTTCTGCTATCAGCCGATGGGGACGCCATTACATTGAAAATTGGCGATTTTGGGTTTGCCAG ATCTCTGATGCATGAAAATTTGGCTGCCACTTTTTGTGGCTCTCCATATTATATGGCCCCAGAAATCTGGCGAGGGGATAAATATGATGCAAAG GCAGATTTATGGAGTGTTGGAGTCATTCTTTTCCAGCTAGTAACAGGGGAGCTACCATTTCTTGGGGAGAATAGAGTGGAG CTGCGCGAAAAAGTATTGTCATCTAGTGGCCTCAGTTTCCCTCCAGATATAGAGGCTGATTTACATCCTGAGTTTATTGACCTGTGCAGAAGACTCATATGCCTTGATCCAG CGGAGAGAATGCCTTTTGAGGAATTCTTTAATCACAACTTTTTGGCAACAGCAAG TGAAATCGTGGATGAATCCCATCATGCTCTTGATTTAAGGGATACATGCCAGACTGTCTCTTCTGCTGTCGTCAAAGTAAAGTCTGAAAGTGTAGATTCAAAAG TATTTGATTCATGGGAGTGGATTGAACGAGAATATGTACTAGTTCAGGCGAACACTACTTCCATGGAGTTGCTGTCTTCACTTGAGAAACCAATGAAGGATGTTACAGGTGCAAGACCCCGCTGTGATGATATATCCACTATCAGTGGGCCTGTTCAGAGTCAAAACAGAGACTCACTCTATAGATTGAAATCCCATGGATGTACTCCACTGTCCGCTTCCCGTGAGTCAACTACTATGGAAAATCTGCGAGGGAGGCCACTTGATTGTTATACAAGGCTTCACCTACTGAATCAGTATATTGTCATTCTCACAGAACTTGCTCAGGAGAAG CTTTTTAAAGGGCTGGACCTGGAGGCACTATCACTTGAACTTGTGATACTTGCTATCTGGAAAGAGGCGCTTAATGCATGTAGCTTATTGCCGGATGCTTTAGATGATGGAAGTTTTTCGACATTTGCACACGAGAATTACTTTCCTAAGAGTGATCAGCGTCTATCCCCGAATGTAGCGCATGGATTGGATTTCACTAGGCCGGCTTCTGTTCGTTACTGGGTTGAAAGTGGGTTCATCAAGGCATATGACCGTGCTGAGAAGATATCACATAGGTTGCGGGAGAACAATG ATAACACTGAGATGCCAGACGCAATGGAGATCATATTCCAAACTGCTTTAGTATATGGGAAAAGTGGCGCT ACAAAGGAACTTTTGGGATGCCAAAGCAGATCAATGGCGCTATACTCAAAAGCAATCATCCTGCTCACATTTATATTGCAGGAAGCAACTGCTTTGCCACTGAATCCAGTCTTCTCCCTTTCACCATTCAATCAGCAGCGTATCCATAGGTACATAACTAATTTGAGGAGTCATCTCTGCAGtgctcagttgagcgggcaacagcAGAGGTCCATCAAGAACTAA
- the LOC119304139 gene encoding serine/threonine-protein kinase ATG1a-like isoform X3, translating into MEEERAAPPRVVGEYELGEMVGKGTFAEVFRAVHAPTGARVAVKEIDRRRVDDHVRRGILQEMSILGSLSHPNILRLINTIETGEKLFLVLEYCDGGDLEAYRQTHGGPRNRLPEATARDFARQLAEGLKVLRGQRIVHRDLKPQNLLLSADGDAITLKIGDFGFARSLMHENLAATFCGSPYYMAPEIWRGDKYDAKADLWSVGVILFQLVTGELPFLGENRVELREKVLSSSGLSFPPDIEADLHPEFIDLCRRLICLDPAERMPFEEFFNHNFLATARNSEIVDESHHALDLRDTCQTVSSAVVKVKSESVDSKVFDSWEWIEREYVLVQANTTSMELLSSLEKPMKDVTGARPRCDDISTISGPVQSQNRDSLYRLKSHGCTPLSASRESTTMENLRGRPLDCYTRLHLLNQYIVILTELAQEKLFKGLDLEALSLELVILAIWKEALNACSLLPDALDDGSFSTFAHENYFPKSDQRLSPNVAHGLDFTRPASVRYWVESGFIKAYDRAEKISHRLRENNDNTEMPDAMEIIFQTALVYGKSGAAPLHTPGHS; encoded by the exons atggaggaggagagggcggcgCCGCCGCGGGTGGTGGGGGAGTACGAGCTCGGGGAGATGGTGGGGAAGGGGACGTTCGCGGAGGTGTTCCGCGCCGTGCACGCCCCCACCGGCGCGCGCGTCGCCGTCAAGGAGATCGACCGCCGCCGCGTCGACGACCACGTCCGCCGCGGCATCCTCCAGGAGATGAGCATCCTCGGCAGCCTCTCCCACCCCAACATCCTGCGCCTCATCAACACCATCGAG ACGGGGGAGAAGCTGTTCCTGGTGCTGGAGTACTGCGACGGGGGCGACCTCGAGGCCTACAGGCAAACGCACGGCGGGCCGCGCAACCGGCTGCCGGAGGCCACCGCCAGGGACTTCGCCCGGCAGCTCG CCGAGGGGCTCAAGGTGCTGAGGGGCCAGAGGATCGTGCACCGAGACCTCAAACCCCAG AACCTTCTGCTATCAGCCGATGGGGACGCCATTACATTGAAAATTGGCGATTTTGGGTTTGCCAG ATCTCTGATGCATGAAAATTTGGCTGCCACTTTTTGTGGCTCTCCATATTATATGGCCCCAGAAATCTGGCGAGGGGATAAATATGATGCAAAG GCAGATTTATGGAGTGTTGGAGTCATTCTTTTCCAGCTAGTAACAGGGGAGCTACCATTTCTTGGGGAGAATAGAGTGGAG CTGCGCGAAAAAGTATTGTCATCTAGTGGCCTCAGTTTCCCTCCAGATATAGAGGCTGATTTACATCCTGAGTTTATTGACCTGTGCAGAAGACTCATATGCCTTGATCCAG CGGAGAGAATGCCTTTTGAGGAATTCTTTAATCACAACTTTTTGGCAACAGCAAG GAACAGTGAAATCGTGGATGAATCCCATCATGCTCTTGATTTAAGGGATACATGCCAGACTGTCTCTTCTGCTGTCGTCAAAGTAAAGTCTGAAAGTGTAGATTCAAAAG TATTTGATTCATGGGAGTGGATTGAACGAGAATATGTACTAGTTCAGGCGAACACTACTTCCATGGAGTTGCTGTCTTCACTTGAGAAACCAATGAAGGATGTTACAGGTGCAAGACCCCGCTGTGATGATATATCCACTATCAGTGGGCCTGTTCAGAGTCAAAACAGAGACTCACTCTATAGATTGAAATCCCATGGATGTACTCCACTGTCCGCTTCCCGTGAGTCAACTACTATGGAAAATCTGCGAGGGAGGCCACTTGATTGTTATACAAGGCTTCACCTACTGAATCAGTATATTGTCATTCTCACAGAACTTGCTCAGGAGAAG CTTTTTAAAGGGCTGGACCTGGAGGCACTATCACTTGAACTTGTGATACTTGCTATCTGGAAAGAGGCGCTTAATGCATGTAGCTTATTGCCGGATGCTTTAGATGATGGAAGTTTTTCGACATTTGCACACGAGAATTACTTTCCTAAGAGTGATCAGCGTCTATCCCCGAATGTAGCGCATGGATTGGATTTCACTAGGCCGGCTTCTGTTCGTTACTGGGTTGAAAGTGGGTTCATCAAGGCATATGACCGTGCTGAGAAGATATCACATAGGTTGCGGGAGAACAATG ATAACACTGAGATGCCAGACGCAATGGAGATCATATTCCAAACTGCTTTAGTATATGGGAAAAGTGGCGCT GCTCCTTTACACACTCCGGGTCACTCCTGA